A stretch of the Vitis vinifera cultivar Pinot Noir 40024 chromosome 16, ASM3070453v1 genome encodes the following:
- the LOC100254045 gene encoding stilbene synthase 4-like — MASVEEIRNAQRAKGPATVLAIGTATPDNCLYQSDFADYYFRVTKSEHMTELKKKFNRICDKSMIKKRYIHLTEEMLEEHPNIGAYMAPSLNIRQEIITAEVPKLGKEAALKALKEWGQPKSKITHLVFCTTSGVEMPGADYKLANLLGLEPSVRRVMLYHQGCYAGGTVLRTAKDLAENNAGARVLVVCSEITVVTFRGPSEDALDSLVGQALFGDGSAAVIIGSDPDSSIERPLFQLVSAAQTFIPNSAGAIAGNLREVGLTFHLWPNVPTLISENIENCLTKAFDPIGISDWNSLFWIAHPGGPAILDAVEAKLGLDKQKLKATRHILSEYGNMSSACVLFILDEMRKKSLKEGKMTTGEGLDWGVLFGFGPGLTIETVVIHSVGTDSN; from the exons ATGGCGTCTGTGGAGGAAATTAGAAATGCTCAGCGTGCCAAGGGTCCGGCCACCGTTCTAGCCATTGGCACAGCTACCCCGGACAACTGTCTGTACCAGTCTGATTTCGCTGATTACTATTTCCGGGTCACTAAAAGCGAGCACATGACCGAGCTCAAGAAGAAGTTCAACCGCATTT GTGACAAATCCATGATCAAGAAGCGTTACATTCATTTGACCGAAGAAATGCTTGAAGAGCACCCAAACATTGGTGCTTATATGGCTCCATCTCTTAACATACGCCAAGAGATTATCACTGCTGAGGTACCCAAGCTTGGTAAGGAAGCAGCATTGAAGGCTCTTAAAGAGTGGGGTCAGCCTAAATCGAAGATCACCCACCTTGTATTTTGTACAACCTCAGGTGTAGAAATGCCTGGTGCAGATTATAAACTCGCTAATCTTTTAGGGCTCGAACCATCTGTCAGAAGAGTGATGTTGTACCATCAAGGGTGCTATGCAGGTGGAACTGTCCTTCGAACCGCTAAGGATCTTGCAGAGAATAATGCAGGAGCACGAGTTCTTGTGGTGTGCTCAGAGATCACTGTTGTTACATTTCGTGGTCCTTCCGAAGATGCTTTGGACTCTTTAGTTGGCCAAGCCCTTTTCGGTGATGGGTCTGCAGCTGTAATCATTGGATCCGATCCAGATAGCTCGATTGAACGACCACTCTTTCAACTTGTTTCAGCAGCCCAAACATTTATTCCTAATTCAGCAGGTGCTATTGCAGGCAACTTACGTGAAGTGGGTCTCACCTTTCATTTGTGGCCTAATGTGCCTACCTTGATCTCTGAAAACATAGAGAATTGTTTGACTAAGGCTTTTGACCCAATTGGTATTAGTGATTGGAATTCCTTATTTTGGATTGCTCATCCAGGTGGCCCAGCTATTCTTGACGCAGTTGAAGCAAAACTCGGTTTAGATAAACAGAAACTCAAAGCAACAAGGCATATTCTAAGTGAATATGGGAACATGTCAAGTGCATGTGTCCTATTTATTTTGGATGAGATGAGAAAGAAATCGCTCAAGGAAGGCAAAATGACGACAGGTGAAGGATTGGATTGGGGTGTCTTGTTTGGCTTTGGGCCGGGCCTAACCATTGAGACCGTTGTGATCCATAGCGTTGGTACGGATTCAAACTAG
- the LOC132255343 gene encoding stilbene synthase 2: MASVEEIRNAQRAKGPATILAIGTATPDHCVYQSDYADYYFRVTKSEHMTALKKKFNRICDKSMIKKRYIHLTEEMLEEHPNIGAYMAPSLNIRQEIITAEVPKLGKEAALKALKEWGQPKSKITHLVFCTTSGVEMPGADYKLANLLGLEPSVRRVMLYHQGCYAGGTVLRTAKDLAENNAGARVLVVCSEITVVTFRGPSEDALDSLVGQALFGDGSAAVIVGSDPDISIERPLFQLVSAAQTFIPNSAGAIAGNLREVGLTFHLWPNVPTLISENIEKCLTQAFDPLGISDWNSLFWIAHPGGPAILDAVEAKLNLDKKKLEATRHVLSEYGNMSSACVLFILDEMRKKSLKGERATTGEGLDWGVLFGFGPGLTIETVVLHSIPMVTN, encoded by the exons ATGGCTTCAGTCGAGGAAATTAGAAACGCTCAACGTGCCAAGGGTCCGGCCACCATCCTAGCCATTGGCACAGCTACCCCCGACCACTGTGTCTACCAGTCTGATTATGCTGATTACTATTTCAGGGTCACTAAGAGCGAGCACATGACTGCGTTGAAGAAGAAGTTCAATCGCATAT GTGACAAATCCATGATCAAGAAGCGTTACATTCATTTGACCGAAGAAATGCTTGAGGAGCACCCAAACATTGGTGCTTATATGGCTCCATCTCTTAACATACGCCAAGAGATTATCACTGCTGAGGTACCCAAGCTCGGTAAGGAAGCAGCATTGAAGGCTCTTAAAGAGTGGGGTCAGCCTAAATCGAAGATCACCCACCTTGTATTTTGTACCACCTCAGGTGTAGAAATGCCTGGTGCAGATTATAAACTCGCTAATCTCTTAGGCCTCGAACCATCTGTCAGAAGAGTGATGTTGTACCATCAAGGGTGCTATGCAGGTGGAACTGTCCTTCGAACCGCTAAGGATCTTGCAGAGAATAATGCAGGAGCACGAGTTCTTGTGGTGTGCTCTGAGATCACAGTTGTTACATTTCGCGGCCCTTCCGAAGATGCTTTGGACTCTTTAGTTGGCCAAGCCCTTTTTGGTGATGGGTCTGCAGCTGTAATCGTAGGATCAGATCCGGATATCTCAATTGAACGACCACTCTTCCAGCTTGTCTCAGCAGCCCAAACATTTATTCCTAATTCTGCAGGTGCCATTGCAGGAAACTTACGTGAGGTGGGACTCACCTTTCATTTGTGGCCCAATGTGCCCACTTTAATTTCTGAGAACATAGAGAAATGTTTGACTCAGGCTTTTGACCCACTTGGTATTAGCGATTGGAACTCCTTATTTTGGATTGCTCACCCAGGTGGCCCTGCAATTCTTGATGCAGTTGAAGCAAAACTCAATTTAGATAAAAAGAAACTCGAAGCAACGAGGCATGTGCTAAGTGAGTATGGAAACATGTCAAGTGCATGTGTGTTGTTTATTTTGGATGAGATGAGAAAGAAATCCCTTAAGGGGGAGAGGGCCACCACAGGTGAAGGATTGGATTGGGGAGTATTATTTGGTTTTGGACCAGGCTTGACTATTGAAACTGTTGTGTTGCATAGCATTCCTATGGTGACAAATTAA